The genome window GTGCAGAATACGCACCGCACCGTGGGCACGCGGGTCAGCAGCCATATCGTCAAGCGGTTCGGGATGCGCAATTCCTTGCAGCCGGATCACCTGACGGTGAAGCTGACCGGCAGCGCCGGGCAATCTTTGGGCGCTTTTGCGGCGCCAGGGTTAAAGCTGGAAGTCTCGGGCGATGCCAACGACTATGTCGGCAAAGGCCTGTCGGGCGGTACGATTGTGGTACGGCCAACGATGGCGAGCCCGATTGTGGCGTCGGAGAATACGATCATCGGCAACACGGTGCTTTATGGTGCGACGGCGGGCTATCTCTTTGCCGCGGGCCGCGCGGGCGAGCGTTTTGCCGTGCGCAACTCGGGCGCGCATGTGGTGATCGAAGGCTGTGGCAGCAACGGTTGTGAATATATGACCGGCGGTGTGGCGGTGATCCTTGGTGAGATCGGCGCGAACTTTGCCGCCGGGATGACCGGGGGGATGGCCTATTTGTATGATCCCGAAGGGCTGGCGCCGAAGCTGATGAATGCCGAAACCATTGTGACCTGTGCGGTCACTGTAGAGCATTGGCTGAATCAGTTGCATGGGTTGATTGAGCGTCATGTAGCGGAGACCAACAGCCGCAAGGGCGCGGATATCCTCCAGCATTGGGACACGGAGAAGCACAACTTCTTGCAGGTCTGCCCGAAAGAGATGCTGGTGCATCTGCCTGCGCCACTGAGCGTGGAAGAGGCGGCAGTTCCGGCAGAGTAACAAGGGCCATCGGCTGCCCGTGGGGTGGTGATTGCGACGGTCCTTCGTGCCGCTTAATAGATCAGCTTTGGCGTGACTCTGCAGAGTTGCGCCAAGGTTCCCCAAATCGCCAGCCCGCGGGTACGGGCAGGCGATGGCCCGGCGCCTGCGGCTTGATTCCGGGCGGGGGTGGTATTCAAAATTGTCTGCGCTACCTCTGCCTCTCCACGGGAGGCAGATCATGCGAAGAATTCTAGCGGTATTGCTGATAATCACAGGCCTCAGCGCCTGCACCGACACCGCACCGCGTGGCGGGGGCGACATCCTTGTGTTGGGCGATTCCATTATGGCGTGGAACGGCAACGCGGCGATCCCCGATGTCATTTCCAACCAAACGGGCCGCAGCGTCACCAGCCGCGCGGTTCCCGGCGCACAGTTCGACAATGGCTCGACCATCGCCTCTGCCGTCGGCTTTGACATTCAAAGGCAGTTCCCCGGCGGGCGCTGGAATTGGGTGGTGGTTAACGGCGGGGCTAATGATCTAAGCGCCGATTGCGGCTGTGGTGCCTGCGGCGCATCCGTGAATGCGCTGATCGGCCCGGACGGTCAAAGCGGCAGCATTCCGGCTTTTCTGCAAAGGCTTAGCGCCGAAACAGGCGCGCAAGTCATGTGGATGGGGTATTACGCCGGTTCTGGCTCCGGTTCCTTCGCGGGCTGCCGCGATGATCTGGTCGAAATCGAATCCCGCATCGCCACTTTTGCCGCAGGTCGCCCGGGAATCTATTTCGTCGATTCCGAGAACGTGATCGACCGGGGGGATCGTGGGCTTTTCGCAGGGGACAACGTTCATCCCTCCGCTCGTGGATCGGCCCGGATCGGTGCCTATCTCGCGCAAGAGATCACCGCGCGTGAGAAAAGTTCACAAATCCCTGCGAGCAGCCT of Sulfitobacter sp. DSM 110093 contains these proteins:
- a CDS encoding SGNH/GDSL hydrolase family protein, whose translation is MRRILAVLLIITGLSACTDTAPRGGGDILVLGDSIMAWNGNAAIPDVISNQTGRSVTSRAVPGAQFDNGSTIASAVGFDIQRQFPGGRWNWVVVNGGANDLSADCGCGACGASVNALIGPDGQSGSIPAFLQRLSAETGAQVMWMGYYAGSGSGSFAGCRDDLVEIESRIATFAAGRPGIYFVDSENVIDRGDRGLFAGDNVHPSARGSARIGAYLAQEITAREKSSQIPASSL